GGCAAGCGTTATCAGATCGGTTTCGAGCGTCCAGGATTTATCGGAAGTGGGCCGAGTATGACACCGCTTTTCGCATTCGAGTACGACGCGAAGCCAATTGGCAAATCCTTGATCATTCATGCCGATTGCTTCGAATGGCTTCGCCGCGTGCCGGAGAATTCGTTCCACGCGATCGTCACCGATCCGCCGTATGGCGTGAAGGAATACGATGCCGATCAACTGGCGAAGCGCGCGAATGGCAGGGGCGGCGTCTGGCGAATTCCACCGTCATTCGATGGGCACACGCGCGCCCCGCTGCCGCGGTTTACGGCCCTTGATGCGGACGAACGGGAGCGGGTGCGCCAGTTTTTCGTCGATTGGGCGCGGCTAGCGGTCCACGCACTGCGGCCTGGCGGTCACGTTCTCATGGCGACGAACGCCTTCATCGCTCAACTACTTTACGATGCGCTCGTTGAAGGCGGATTGGAATTTCGCGGCCAGATCATCCGGCTCGTGCGGACGCTGCGGGGAGGAGACCGCCCGAAAAATTTCGAAGATGAATTTCCCGACGTGTCGTCGATGCCGAAGGGATGTTATGAGCCATGGGGTCTATTTCGCAAGCCGATGCCATCGCGCATGACGGTGGGCGAATGTTTGCGCCGCTGGCAAACTGGCGGCCTTCGGCGAATTTCCGACGACCGGCCATTTGAGGACCTGATCCCGAGCGAGCGGACTCCACGCTGCGAGCGCGACCTCGCCGATCATCCGAGCCTGAAGCCGCAATCGTTCATGCGCCAGATTGCCCGCGCCGCGTTGCCGCTTGGCGAGGGCATCGTCGTTGACCCGTTCATGGGCTCGGGCTCGACAATTGCCGCGTGCGAGGCCGTCGGCGCAACTGGGATTGGCGTCGAGAGGGTTCGAGAATATTACGAATTGGCGACCGTCGCAATTCCGAAGCTGCGCGGATCACTCCAAGCGACCATGTTCTGAATAAATCCAATTGCGCCGCATCTTGTCGAAACCGCTGCGCTTCACGCTGGCAGTAATCGTGCGCCGGCTAGTTCCGGATCGGCCGGAGAATTGCCAATCGGATCTTAGCAGCTTTCCCCCGACAACCTTCACAAAGCGAAATGGCCGTGGTGGTACGCCCCTGCCGGCATCGCGTGGCCCGTTCGCGTCGAATACGAATACCATCAGCCAACTCTCTTCGGCGTTATGGCCCTGCCATCCGCTTGGGTAGCGACTCCCCTCGATCTCGATGCCTTCCGGGCCGTGCTGAATCTCGTCCGCTGGGTATTGACCAGCGGGAATTACGTCGGGATGGCCGTTGTGGTATTTGTTGCGCACAACCGTCTTGCAATGCTTCGGAATCGCCGCGCCCATAAATTCACCGACGATGCTTGAGAAGTTGGCGGGCATCAAGAACGATTCGAGCCGTTCGATTTTCTTCGTGTTCAGTTGGGCGTTGATGAACCCGAGGAATTCGAGAAACTCGTTCATCGCCTCTTTAACGTGGGCGACGGTCACGCCGTAGGGAATGACGGCTTCAGGATTGAACCGTTTCGGATCCAGCGGCGCGGGCGTACATGCTTCGGCTTCATTCATTGCCGGCCATGATTGCAAACTCCCCTGCCGAAGTCAAAAACGCCGTTTTTGAAATTAGGACCGCTGCCAAATTGTCCGCGATTTCGTACAATCGCGATCAGCAGGGCGGGACGGCAAAGGAGATTTTAGCCATGCGGCTGCGCAATTGGTTGTCGATTGGCCGGGCGGCGATTGCGGCGAGTTTTGCAATCGCGATGGC
The Pirellulales bacterium genome window above contains:
- a CDS encoding DNA methyltransferase, which gives rise to MTPLFAFEYDAKPIGKSLIIHADCFEWLRRVPENSFHAIVTDPPYGVKEYDADQLAKRANGRGGVWRIPPSFDGHTRAPLPRFTALDADERERVRQFFVDWARLAVHALRPGGHVLMATNAFIAQLLYDALVEGGLEFRGQIIRLVRTLRGGDRPKNFEDEFPDVSSMPKGCYEPWGLFRKPMPSRMTVGECLRRWQTGGLRRISDDRPFEDLIPSERTPRCERDLADHPSLKPQSFMRQIARAALPLGEGIVVDPFMGSGSTIAACEAVGATGIGVERVREYYELATVAIPKLRGSLQATMF